caaaaaaacaacaaactacaaacaattccaacaataataggAAACATAACAAGCCTTTGCTTTGTCTCTTCAGAAGGCAAAGGAAACAAACATTTCACAACATTTTGATCAATCAAAGCCACGGCCATAAAGATTAATAATCCCATAAATGCATGAAGAAAATCGAGAAATCTTATACGATACTTAGTCGCTTGCTCGGGACTAAGCGTAACTGACCCGTCTAATATCCATAAACCTTTAAATGTCGCTAGACCATATCGTACTTTACCCCTCTCATCGCGTACACTATCGGTGAAACACATTAGAAAACATGAGATGCTCATTAGAGTTATAAGACATAATGTTGTAACTTGGGCTTGGAAGGTTTGGCATTGTCCTTGGTTTGTAAGGACAGGTGAAAACATTTCAAATATTAGGACTGACCCTGATGGTAGTAGGCTTGATAAATGGGATGTGCCTTTAAATGTTTTACGTATCGCTTTTTGGGTTCGGGTTTTTGGTTGTTTTGGGGGAAGTGACTCGTTTTCAAGAAGAGGTTGTCGTTGTTCTTCATCGATTACTCGTGAAATTATATCTTCCACCACCTTAATCTCCATTTCAACAAAACTCGACTCAAAAAAGATCCGATCCGATCGCACGAAATAATTGTTTGATTTTGTTTGTAGAAATTTAATATACTGAAAATTGTCCAAGGGAGTTTTTGTAATGTTACATTGTACCCAAAATAGAAGCTATTTGCTGGATTATTAATCAGTTACTTAATTGTCCAAGCTGTTTTATTTGTTGAAAATTTAATTTATGACGTGGATTTACTAATTACTACACTAATCCGTTTTATGTATCTGTTTACTCCCTTTTTTTAGTGTGGTTAAGGAAAATGTAACTTCAATATTATAACGACATATACGATATACGCTCATGCATTGGCGGATCTATGAACAACATTCCGGGGACACTGGAAACAAAAAATTTTTTTGCCCATTTTGTCTTATTTTCAGgctaaaaaaaataaacttataacttttttaaatatatatagatTTTAAATATTAATCAGGACCCCGAAAAGAGGTTTTCCTGAATCTGCCATTGGCTACGCTCTTGTTAAAGTCTCTGTCATTAACCAAAGAGAGGAGACTAGGAGAGGACTATCAAAATGACGATGATCAAACTATTCATCAAAATCATTCTCAAAGTAAAAAGGTCTACAAATAAGTGAGACggcaaaaaatggaaaaaaaagacCCGGAAATTACTTTTGTTACCTAAATTATTCAATTCATATACAAGTTCAAGTATTGTGATTCTATGCACCTGAATTCCTACAAATTTGTACTCAATGCAACATAGACAAACTTTCTCTTCTGAAATGCTGGATACAGACTCACAATACATTCGAGTCGCAGTAAGACCGATATGTTGACATTCTGAGATGCACTCTTTGTTTGCTTGACATCGAACATTAAGCTTGCAATTATGGTGTGTGTGAAACCTACAATACCAAAGAGGTCTTAGCACAGTAGTTAAGACGGAGGTATCGTGGAGCAATCATTAAAGTTGACGATTTTACCAAAATAACCACATTAGGACTTGAGAGAAAAGCAAACCTGTATATGCTGGTGAAATGCAATCACATACTGCCCGGCTCGACTGCTCGTTATGGACTTCAGGATCGCACCATTACCATTTCTATCAAAGCTGCACATACAGCATTTTGTTAGTTGTTGGAATACATGCCATCATCTCGTATATAATTAAAATGCATAAAGTACTATCAATTCAGCAAAAAATAATAGAACAATTACTTTcagcaaaagaaataaaaatgagtGAGTCAATAAAATATGAATGAAGCAACTTATTATCGGATCAAAACAATACTTCGGAGTGATAAAGAGATCACAAGGAAACTAAGACCTAGAATGCAGGTCAAAGCCATGAAGTAGAATGGCATAGGGTCACCACAAGTATAGTTTTCAATAGAGCAGACAATTTCACAGATAGCTCCGTTTTTCGTACTTCCCTTAGAAATTAGGGTTACAGTAAGCAGCCTTCAATGGTGGTTTGCAATTGGTGTTGCAGACTCCTTCGTTAATGGTTTCCTTGCTGTTTGATCTCTCTCAATATAATAGTTGCCTGCCTCACACCGTAGTACGAGTGGACGACATGCATACAAACCTTTATGATTAAGCAATCAAAGTAAACAGACAAGAATACATTGAAACAGCAGAAGAAAACCATTGGTTACGTTGAATATAGACAAAGTCGACTAGAAAAACAACATATGACAACATAAAGGGCACATCAAACTGT
The Silene latifolia isolate original U9 population chromosome 11, ASM4854445v1, whole genome shotgun sequence genome window above contains:
- the LOC141612628 gene encoding protein DMP7, whose protein sequence is MEIKVVEDIISRVIDEEQRQPLLENESLPPKQPKTRTQKAIRKTFKGTSHLSSLLPSGSVLIFEMFSPVLTNQGQCQTFQAQVTTLCLITLMSISCFLMCFTDSVRDERGKVRYGLATFKGLWILDGSVTLSPEQATKYRIRFLDFLHAFMGLLIFMAVALIDQNVVKCLFPLPSEETKQRLVMFPIIVGIVCSLLFFCFPNKRNGVVSPLSKS